Proteins encoded in a region of the Paenibacillus pedocola genome:
- a CDS encoding MFS transporter, producing the protein MKTKKGYFATPSSRNMLLFFTGKLASILGSGMYTFVVGLYILKLTGSGSSFAVTMICGMLPRIVLAPFAGVMADRMNRRRLLIYSDLAAVLTLLLAFLAVSLGGVMLLPIYTSLVLLSVCSTFYGISVSSSLLQLVDSQYIQRAGSLNQMAGSIGNLLAPVLGGMLYAIVPFKLFMLLNAAGFTISTLMSCGLRFKRDPELTESGRSADPATQSHAGRDLSNMLAELRSSLTGGISYVFKQPVIRAVLIIVFWVNFFVVSLNVVLPFVAVENLSLSSGQYGTLNAMLAAGMLVMSLLLSVRRQSSSPARSLIRGLASLGLLFIAMALPLIFSFSTGSAFMFLLVLMFLIGSTVMNINIPIQVYLQQTVEADYRGRVFAVVETASGAIAPAGMILYGLLVDLLPAAFLLTASGLAILLVTLLGRRGLKSGSELEAHQNREAEVQVHA; encoded by the coding sequence TTGAAAACGAAAAAAGGATATTTCGCCACTCCAAGCAGCCGTAATATGCTCCTGTTCTTTACCGGCAAGCTCGCTTCGATCCTAGGCTCCGGAATGTATACCTTTGTGGTGGGATTGTATATTCTGAAACTTACAGGCTCGGGAAGCAGCTTTGCCGTTACCATGATCTGCGGAATGCTGCCGCGGATTGTGCTTGCGCCCTTCGCCGGTGTGATGGCAGACCGGATGAACCGCCGCCGGTTGCTCATATACTCAGACCTTGCGGCCGTCCTGACTCTGCTGCTAGCCTTTCTGGCGGTCTCCCTGGGTGGAGTTATGCTGCTGCCCATCTATACCTCTCTGGTTCTGCTGTCCGTATGCTCCACCTTCTATGGAATCTCCGTCTCCTCCTCCCTGCTCCAGCTCGTCGATTCTCAGTATATCCAGCGCGCCGGCTCTCTCAACCAGATGGCTGGCTCCATTGGTAATCTGCTTGCACCTGTTCTTGGGGGCATGCTGTATGCTATCGTCCCATTCAAGCTCTTTATGCTGCTGAATGCGGCAGGTTTCACCATTTCTACCCTGATGAGCTGCGGACTCAGGTTCAAACGAGACCCGGAGCTAACGGAATCCGGCCGATCTGCAGATCCTGCTACCCAAAGCCATGCCGGGCGGGATCTATCGAATATGCTGGCAGAACTGCGCAGCAGTCTTACCGGCGGTATCTCTTATGTGTTTAAGCAACCAGTAATCCGGGCTGTCCTTATTATCGTGTTCTGGGTCAACTTTTTCGTGGTATCGCTGAACGTCGTGCTACCCTTTGTGGCTGTGGAGAATCTGTCCCTCTCATCCGGCCAGTACGGGACCCTGAATGCCATGCTGGCTGCAGGTATGCTGGTCATGTCCCTTCTGCTGAGCGTCCGCCGCCAAAGCAGCAGCCCGGCTCGCTCCCTGATCCGGGGGCTGGCGTCACTCGGTCTGCTGTTTATAGCTATGGCGCTGCCGCTGATATTCTCCTTCAGTACCGGCTCCGCCTTCATGTTCCTGCTTGTGCTGATGTTTCTGATCGGCAGTACGGTCATGAATATTAACATCCCTATTCAAGTGTATTTGCAGCAGACGGTGGAAGCGGATTACCGCGGAAGGGTGTTTGCCGTTGTTGAGACTGCATCGGGGGCAATTGCACCGGCAGGAATGATCCTGTATGGACTGCTCGTGGACCTGCTTCCAGCTGCGTTTCTCCTAACGGCCTCAGGATTGGCAATTTTGCTCGTCACTTTGCTTGGACGAAGAGGCCTAAAGAGCGGCAGTGAGCTGGAAGCCCATCAGAACCGGGAAGCCGAGGTACAGGTTCATGCCTGA
- a CDS encoding YwaF family protein has product MNLTTFFGRMHATDFVMFSLPHLIALALVALACLLLFASRAALLSRPVLRDTVRFLLVIVLLASEGGLHLWYLSQDIWTIKHSLPLELCGITLLLSAIMLLTRSRLLYSFLYFAGIGGAFIALLTPNLVYPFPHFRFLLFFTAHGAIVLASLFMTWAYGFRPDLRSLFFTMGCLNMIAACVFAADKLLDTNYMFLAHKPDTLSVLDYFGPYPYYLLVEEIFAFVIFLLMYLIFFKLPGHFSSLRSRRSRNS; this is encoded by the coding sequence GTGAACCTTACTACCTTTTTTGGGCGGATGCATGCGACGGATTTCGTCATGTTTTCCTTGCCGCATCTCATTGCTCTGGCTTTGGTCGCTTTAGCTTGTCTGCTGCTGTTCGCCTCGCGGGCTGCACTTCTTTCCCGCCCTGTTCTCAGGGATACTGTCCGCTTCCTGCTGGTCATTGTTCTGCTGGCTTCGGAAGGCGGGCTGCATCTTTGGTACCTATCTCAGGACATTTGGACCATTAAGCATTCACTTCCGCTGGAGCTGTGCGGAATCACGCTGCTCTTATCCGCGATCATGCTGCTTACCCGCAGCCGGCTGCTCTATTCCTTTCTTTATTTCGCCGGCATCGGCGGCGCTTTTATCGCACTGCTCACACCTAATCTGGTCTACCCGTTTCCACATTTCCGCTTCCTGCTGTTTTTTACCGCCCACGGAGCCATCGTGCTGGCCTCCTTGTTCATGACCTGGGCCTATGGCTTCCGGCCGGACTTAAGGTCACTGTTCTTCACCATGGGCTGCCTCAATATGATCGCCGCCTGCGTCTTTGCCGCGGATAAACTGCTGGACACCAACTACATGTTCCTGGCGCATAAGCCGGATACCTTGTCTGTACTCGATTATTTCGGCCCCTATCCCTACTATCTATTGGTCGAAGAGATCTTTGCGTTCGTGATCTTCCTGCTGATGTATCTGATCTTTTTCAAGCTGCCCGGGCACTTCAGCTCTCTCCGCAGCCGCAGAAGCCGGAATAGTTAA
- a CDS encoding spore germination protein encodes MDPGGQKQDAEASSELGTEEPEPAKRGFFARLFGDDPETEEEESAEDPGIDKQGKQQAEAEAGGLKDQAEKSKTDKKQAQSQAPKKADPLQEKRDTEHSDSLEQSIIYWQGNDKIPVRLEDTKATLTEVLGLGSSFDIVFREMSFGGRRAALLCISGFAKDTIIDEILKRLTYLTPDDISADVLASFMSEYIPHVQVEKGDLLSESVNKVLSGMSVFFIEGETQVIIMDTRSYPSRSPDEPSIERVVRGARDGFTETLLSNVALVRRRIRDPGLKYEMHQVGRRTRTDVCVAYIDDIVDKTQVKAVTDKIKSIDIDGIPLADKQLEEAIVGRGWNPYPLVRYSERPDTVASHLLEGRLVIFVDTSPSVIVLPTTFFDLCQHAEENRQTPFMGTYLRWVRFIGVFASMFLLPLWMLLVIHPELKPAMLDFIGPQKMAKIPLLAQFLIVELGVDLLRMAAVHTPTPLGSAMGLIAAILVGDIAVQTGLFVNEVVLYMAVASIGMFATPSYELGLANRIVRLGLLLAVAAFQVQGFMIGTTLLIVLLTLHRSYNSPYLWPFIPFNAKAFGAILVRQPVLSAKTRPSFNKTRDNTRMPPVQENDQ; translated from the coding sequence ATGGATCCAGGCGGGCAGAAGCAGGATGCAGAGGCGTCAAGCGAGCTGGGAACAGAGGAGCCGGAACCTGCCAAAAGGGGGTTCTTTGCCAGACTATTCGGAGATGATCCGGAAACGGAGGAGGAAGAATCCGCTGAGGATCCGGGGATAGATAAACAAGGCAAGCAGCAGGCAGAAGCGGAGGCCGGGGGCCTGAAGGATCAGGCCGAGAAGTCCAAGACCGACAAAAAGCAAGCTCAGTCACAGGCACCCAAAAAGGCCGATCCGCTGCAGGAGAAGCGCGATACTGAGCACTCAGATTCCCTGGAGCAATCGATTATTTATTGGCAGGGAAATGACAAAATTCCCGTGCGGCTGGAGGATACGAAAGCTACCCTGACAGAGGTGCTGGGACTCGGCTCCTCTTTTGACATCGTATTCAGGGAAATGTCCTTTGGCGGCCGCAGGGCTGCACTGCTCTGCATCAGCGGGTTCGCCAAGGATACGATCATTGACGAAATTCTGAAACGGCTGACCTATTTGACACCTGACGATATATCCGCTGATGTGCTTGCCAGCTTCATGAGCGAATACATTCCCCATGTGCAGGTGGAAAAAGGTGATCTGCTGAGCGAGAGCGTCAACAAGGTGCTGTCGGGCATGAGCGTGTTCTTCATTGAAGGGGAGACACAGGTTATCATTATGGATACCCGCTCGTATCCTTCACGCAGTCCCGATGAGCCCTCCATTGAGCGGGTAGTGCGCGGTGCGCGTGACGGGTTTACGGAGACCCTTCTCAGCAACGTGGCGCTGGTACGCAGAAGAATCCGCGACCCCGGACTGAAATATGAGATGCACCAGGTAGGCCGCCGGACGCGGACTGATGTCTGTGTGGCGTATATTGATGACATCGTGGACAAGACGCAGGTGAAGGCTGTCACTGACAAGATTAAGAGCATCGACATCGACGGCATACCACTGGCGGACAAGCAGCTGGAAGAAGCAATCGTGGGCAGAGGGTGGAATCCTTATCCGCTGGTCCGTTATTCAGAGCGTCCAGACACTGTAGCTTCGCATCTGCTGGAAGGCCGGCTGGTCATCTTTGTAGATACCTCGCCAAGCGTTATTGTCCTGCCGACGACGTTCTTTGATCTCTGCCAGCATGCAGAGGAGAACCGGCAGACTCCGTTCATGGGAACTTATCTGCGCTGGGTGCGGTTCATCGGCGTATTCGCCTCCATGTTTCTGCTCCCTTTATGGATGCTGCTCGTTATTCATCCGGAGCTGAAGCCGGCTATGCTCGACTTTATCGGACCACAGAAAATGGCCAAAATCCCGCTCCTGGCCCAGTTCCTGATCGTAGAGCTTGGGGTCGATCTCCTGCGGATGGCAGCTGTGCATACACCGACGCCGCTCGGCTCAGCCATGGGTCTGATTGCTGCGATACTGGTGGGTGATATCGCCGTACAGACCGGACTTTTTGTCAATGAAGTGGTGCTGTATATGGCGGTGGCCTCCATCGGGATGTTCGCAACGCCGAGCTATGAGCTGGGGCTGGCTAACCGGATCGTCAGGCTTGGGCTGCTGCTCGCGGTGGCTGCGTTCCAGGTGCAGGGGTTTATGATCGGTACTACACTGCTTATCGTACTGCTGACCCTTCACCGGTCGTACAACTCCCCGTATTTGTGGCCGTTTATACCGTTTAATGCAAAAGCCTTTGGTGCTATTCTCGTACGGCAGCCTGTGCTCAGCGCCAAAACAAGGCCTTCTTTCAACAAAACAAGAGATAATACCCGGATGCCGCCCGTTCAGGAGAATGATCAATAG
- the lysA gene encoding diaminopimelate decarboxylase: protein MFLHGTSRINDAGHLEIGGCDVTELKAEYGTPLYIMDEQLIRRRCREYMDAFRASGLGFQVAYASKAFSIMAMCRLADEEGLSLDVVSDGELYTALQAGFPAERIHFHGNNKTPDEIEMAIEAGIGCFVVDNLVEMNLLQAIAASKEVTVNVLLRVTPGVEAHAHHAYASTGQTDSKFGFDIGNGSAYAAVQQAADKANLQLLGVHSHIGSQIFETEGFQLAVERIADFTRKVKEELNIDFPVVNLGGGFGIRYVEGDTPLQVSEYVAAITDAVKTHFSGIGSSLPQIWVEPGRSIVGDAGTTLYTVGTNKEIPGVRKYVAVDGGMTDNPRPALYESKYEALLANRATEANEETVSIAGKCCESGDMLIWDVELPKVASGDLLAVACTGAYNYSMASNYNRIRRPAVVFVQNGQSDLVVRRESHHDIVANDIVPERIAKQAVTK, encoded by the coding sequence ATGTTTTTACACGGGACGAGCCGAATTAATGATGCCGGTCATTTGGAAATCGGCGGATGTGATGTAACCGAACTGAAGGCGGAATATGGTACCCCGCTATATATAATGGACGAGCAATTAATCCGGCGCCGCTGCCGCGAATACATGGATGCCTTCAGAGCTTCCGGACTCGGATTTCAGGTAGCCTATGCCAGCAAAGCTTTTTCAATCATGGCTATGTGCCGTTTGGCCGATGAAGAGGGCTTGTCACTGGATGTAGTATCGGATGGAGAGCTGTATACAGCCCTGCAGGCCGGCTTCCCGGCGGAGCGCATTCACTTCCATGGCAACAATAAGACACCGGATGAGATTGAAATGGCGATTGAAGCGGGAATCGGCTGCTTCGTGGTCGACAACCTGGTGGAGATGAACCTCCTGCAAGCTATTGCTGCCAGCAAAGAAGTGACCGTAAATGTGCTGCTGCGCGTAACGCCGGGCGTTGAAGCCCATGCCCACCATGCCTATGCTTCGACCGGCCAGACCGATTCGAAGTTCGGCTTTGATATCGGCAACGGCTCCGCTTATGCTGCGGTGCAGCAGGCTGCGGACAAAGCCAACCTGCAGCTGCTTGGCGTTCATTCGCACATCGGCTCACAGATTTTCGAAACCGAGGGCTTCCAGCTTGCGGTTGAACGGATCGCTGACTTCACCCGCAAAGTGAAGGAAGAGCTGAACATTGATTTCCCTGTCGTCAACCTCGGCGGCGGTTTTGGTATCCGTTATGTGGAAGGCGATACGCCGCTTCAGGTCTCTGAATATGTTGCGGCCATCACGGATGCGGTGAAGACACATTTCAGCGGAATCGGCAGCTCGCTGCCGCAGATCTGGGTAGAGCCGGGCCGCAGCATCGTCGGTGATGCCGGCACTACGCTGTACACCGTGGGAACGAATAAGGAGATTCCGGGAGTCCGTAAATATGTGGCTGTTGACGGCGGCATGACAGATAATCCGCGCCCTGCACTCTATGAATCCAAGTATGAGGCGCTGTTGGCTAACCGTGCTACGGAAGCCAATGAAGAAACAGTCTCCATTGCCGGAAAATGCTGCGAGAGCGGTGATATGCTGATCTGGGACGTGGAGCTTCCTAAGGTTGCGAGCGGAGATCTGCTTGCAGTGGCCTGCACCGGTGCATATAATTATTCGATGGCCAGCAATTACAACCGGATTCGTCGTCCGGCTGTGGTCTTTGTACAGAATGGACAGAGCGATCTGGTTGTGCGCCGCGAGTCCCATCATGACATCGTAGCCAACGATATTGTACCCGAGCGTATTGCCAAGCAGGCTGTTACGAAATAA
- a CDS encoding helix-turn-helix domain-containing protein yields MTTTQQMIGEKIKQLRKAKRLTQSELAGEAMTKSMLSQIENGRALPSMRSLQILAKRLGVDAGYFLEDGTSLDLARMVRDIEAKFKQKNYQSIIFAVKPLMDGKLPMTVDAARLMEFYVNACFYTGTDGGIDAITRAVEIYERFGLFVESAKVQYLAYALMFTQSRYQESLELILRVREEYTSKKVGNDFLFELDLHYAESVSLSALGDYEGSREAALAAVALSREEGVYYLTDHLYRVLSNLAQMSGKLEEAKTYLNKARLFVQFTEDELSVQLLELAEIRQANAEGRYEDALRMGQKFQARESIYASSGCLVTGAALYHLGRDEEALAVLSKVTLPDHAYHPLDRASVFTSYAYKARIYARQGKMEEARQQAQIAFERVQHYPPSVHRKFIEDTYRELHN; encoded by the coding sequence ATGACAACAACCCAACAGATGATCGGAGAAAAAATCAAACAGCTCCGCAAGGCAAAGCGGCTTACCCAGAGCGAGCTGGCCGGAGAGGCTATGACCAAAAGTATGCTCAGCCAAATTGAAAATGGCCGTGCACTGCCTTCCATGCGGAGTCTGCAAATATTAGCTAAGCGGCTTGGCGTAGATGCGGGTTATTTCCTGGAAGACGGCACGAGTCTAGACCTGGCCCGCATGGTCCGCGACATCGAAGCTAAGTTCAAGCAAAAAAACTACCAGTCGATTATTTTTGCAGTAAAGCCTCTTATGGACGGGAAGCTTCCGATGACCGTGGATGCAGCGCGTCTGATGGAGTTCTATGTAAATGCCTGTTTTTATACAGGGACAGACGGAGGGATTGATGCGATCACCAGGGCAGTTGAAATATACGAGCGGTTCGGCTTATTTGTGGAGAGTGCCAAAGTACAGTATCTGGCCTATGCTCTCATGTTCACCCAAAGCCGGTACCAGGAGAGCCTGGAACTGATACTCCGGGTCAGAGAGGAGTATACCAGCAAAAAAGTCGGCAATGATTTTCTCTTCGAGCTCGACCTACATTATGCAGAGAGCGTTTCTTTATCTGCTCTGGGTGATTACGAAGGGAGCCGGGAAGCCGCACTGGCGGCTGTTGCCCTCTCACGCGAAGAAGGAGTGTATTATTTAACAGATCATTTATACCGCGTGTTGTCCAATCTTGCCCAAATGTCGGGGAAGCTGGAGGAAGCAAAAACATACTTGAATAAGGCGCGGCTGTTTGTGCAGTTTACCGAGGATGAGCTGTCGGTACAGCTTCTTGAATTGGCTGAGATCAGACAGGCTAACGCGGAGGGGAGGTACGAGGATGCGTTACGAATGGGACAGAAGTTTCAGGCTAGGGAAAGCATATATGCATCCAGCGGTTGCCTTGTGACCGGAGCTGCACTCTATCATCTGGGAAGGGATGAGGAAGCGCTTGCGGTGTTGTCAAAGGTTACGCTGCCGGATCACGCCTACCATCCGCTGGACCGGGCCAGTGTGTTCACCTCGTATGCCTATAAAGCCAGAATCTATGCCAGACAAGGGAAGATGGAAGAGGCGCGCCAGCAAGCACAGATTGCATTCGAACGGGTGCAGCATTATCCGCCTTCTGTACACAGGAAATTCATCGAGGATACATACCGGGAGCTGCATAATTAA
- a CDS encoding collagen binding domain-containing protein → MMRKKVSLAIVILLLFVQYAYGIGFTSQVKAAAIDHETNIITSVSMAVYGPDGNTVTDSVYDVNSKVTLDYTWALPDGHSYTAGDTFTFQLPGQFQLFNDISGALVSDDGQVGDFTISQSTHQVVMTFNNYIENHGNVHGTLRVNTKFDRTQLNGSTVEQILFPVEGAIQTVTVQFRPEVSSTIAKNGVSSGFNADHIDWTVDVNKKLESVQNAVVTDPIPAGLSLDSTVTLAVYQLNVQLDGTVLQGNLIDTSRYSAEVTGGTLIVRFTDSVLNGAYRIAYSTGITGDEASYTNTATFTGDGRDPVSASATVAVQRGGSLNKKALNYEWGKHITTWAIEYNYNKRVIPQQSAVLTDLFDDSQRLITDSVTVYPVTLDSTGKATKGTALAENVDYTLTGIIGVEKAGFKLEFLNGISSAYLIEYKTEAQGRVYKDTTITNTVSDSTYSVSATQLIRPAIIYKTLSGVDYSKQTVNWKITLNGDNYPMKEVVLTDTFPQGGLKFIPGSLVVRNSSGAVLDNSAYTLDYNESSAPHAGWNTGFKVIFKSTITGTYTIGYTTQFSSASLMGNADNFLNTATVDWKDIEGKRTASANGLFIPRPEYKNNGFKSGVYDAATKEITWTIGVNYTSIAVIEPVVSDILTAGQTLVPGSLKVYKMNLNANGDYTKGNELAPDAYSYRVNNGNEYRFVFTDSINKPYFVVFKTSLAGQLIDSTVVNTAQLLDYTTRKSKDLTASVNIPHGGEYVFKSGLQNGDKVNWSIAINRTQSHVKDAKITDTPSTNQILLPDSFHLYRTVVAANGDVTKSSAELTKGTDYTLKVIADADGKQSFELSFTSAIDYAYVLEYQSLIVANTGDKLVNEVKFSGNNNVLIEKATTTEVIVGVSSGSGTGSGVKGMLTVKKLDAQNSQKVLEGATFELYRLNGTERVLVNTRTTDAAGTAVFNNIWLGSYILIETAAPSGYVLDIREYPVTISSVAGVNLTVYNTPVVPTATPTAAPTASTTPTESPSATASPVVSPAPTTSAEVSPAPTTSAAASPSPALPGGTPFPTSSPIPGVIIDDDAIPGGPAITPVVSAGPSTPPATATAAPDETVIDDDIPLGEVDIDEDDIPKGTVTDPASGGRLPQTGESSPMPIYLAGLGLIVVGFILNRVFRRNRNQ, encoded by the coding sequence ATGATGAGAAAAAAAGTAAGTCTGGCCATTGTGATTCTTTTGCTTTTTGTGCAATATGCCTACGGCATCGGATTCACGTCACAGGTTAAAGCTGCTGCCATTGATCATGAAACGAACATCATTACCAGTGTTTCTATGGCAGTCTACGGGCCGGACGGAAACACAGTTACGGACAGTGTGTATGATGTTAATTCCAAGGTAACCTTGGATTATACCTGGGCACTTCCGGACGGACACAGCTACACTGCCGGAGATACCTTTACCTTCCAGCTTCCCGGACAGTTTCAGCTGTTCAATGACATCAGCGGAGCGCTAGTGTCGGATGATGGGCAGGTCGGTGATTTTACGATCAGCCAATCCACACATCAGGTGGTCATGACCTTCAATAATTACATTGAGAATCATGGCAATGTCCATGGGACGCTGCGGGTTAATACAAAATTTGACCGCACCCAATTGAACGGCAGTACGGTCGAGCAGATTTTGTTCCCGGTTGAGGGAGCTATACAGACTGTGACGGTGCAATTCAGGCCGGAGGTCAGTTCTACCATTGCCAAGAATGGTGTGTCCAGCGGCTTCAACGCGGACCATATCGATTGGACAGTCGATGTGAACAAGAAACTGGAATCCGTTCAGAATGCCGTGGTTACCGATCCTATTCCTGCTGGACTGTCGTTGGATAGTACGGTTACCCTCGCTGTCTATCAGCTGAACGTACAGCTGGATGGAACAGTCCTGCAGGGTAACTTGATTGATACCAGCAGATACAGTGCTGAGGTAACCGGGGGCACGCTGATCGTCCGTTTCACGGATTCCGTGCTAAACGGAGCATACCGGATCGCCTACTCCACTGGAATTACAGGTGACGAAGCCAGCTACACTAACACGGCTACATTTACCGGAGACGGACGTGATCCTGTCAGCGCATCAGCAACAGTTGCTGTGCAGCGTGGCGGAAGCCTGAACAAAAAGGCGCTCAATTACGAATGGGGTAAGCATATTACCACTTGGGCGATCGAATACAATTATAACAAGAGGGTTATCCCGCAGCAGAGTGCTGTGCTGACAGATCTATTCGATGATTCACAGCGGCTGATAACCGACTCGGTTACGGTATATCCGGTAACACTTGATTCTACGGGAAAAGCTACGAAGGGTACGGCTCTGGCGGAGAATGTGGACTATACGCTAACCGGTATTATCGGAGTAGAGAAGGCGGGCTTCAAACTGGAGTTCCTGAACGGCATATCCTCCGCTTACCTTATTGAGTATAAGACTGAGGCACAGGGCCGGGTATATAAAGATACTACAATTACCAACACAGTATCAGACAGTACCTACAGCGTTTCAGCTACTCAATTGATTCGTCCGGCTATTATTTATAAAACGCTGTCCGGAGTGGATTATTCGAAACAGACGGTAAACTGGAAGATCACTCTGAACGGTGACAATTATCCGATGAAGGAAGTTGTACTGACGGATACCTTCCCGCAGGGCGGATTAAAGTTTATACCGGGTTCACTGGTTGTGCGAAATAGCAGCGGAGCGGTGCTTGATAACTCGGCCTATACGCTGGACTATAATGAATCTAGTGCGCCGCATGCCGGATGGAATACCGGATTTAAGGTGATATTTAAATCAACGATTACCGGTACTTATACGATCGGCTATACTACACAATTCAGCAGTGCCTCGCTGATGGGGAATGCCGATAACTTCCTCAACACGGCTACGGTCGATTGGAAGGATATTGAAGGCAAACGGACGGCCAGTGCGAACGGATTGTTTATTCCCCGCCCAGAGTATAAGAACAACGGATTCAAGAGCGGAGTTTATGATGCGGCAACCAAAGAAATAACCTGGACTATAGGTGTCAATTATACGAGTATTGCGGTAATAGAGCCTGTTGTTTCGGACATTCTGACAGCCGGGCAGACACTGGTTCCAGGATCACTCAAGGTGTATAAGATGAATCTGAATGCCAACGGGGACTATACGAAAGGGAATGAATTGGCCCCAGACGCCTATAGTTACCGGGTCAACAACGGCAATGAGTACAGGTTTGTATTTACGGACAGCATCAATAAACCGTATTTTGTTGTCTTTAAAACCAGCCTTGCAGGACAGCTGATTGACAGCACTGTTGTCAATACAGCCCAATTGCTGGATTATACTACGAGAAAATCCAAAGATTTGACCGCTTCCGTGAACATTCCGCATGGCGGTGAGTATGTATTCAAGAGCGGCCTGCAAAATGGTGATAAAGTGAATTGGAGTATCGCCATTAACCGGACCCAGTCCCATGTGAAGGATGCTAAAATCACAGATACACCAAGCACGAATCAAATACTGCTGCCGGACTCCTTCCATCTCTATCGTACTGTGGTAGCAGCAAACGGGGATGTAACGAAAAGCAGTGCCGAATTAACAAAAGGTACTGACTATACCCTGAAAGTGATTGCTGATGCTGATGGCAAACAAAGCTTCGAATTAAGCTTTACTTCGGCTATCGACTACGCTTATGTACTGGAATACCAGTCACTGATTGTGGCGAATACTGGCGACAAGCTGGTAAACGAGGTGAAATTCAGCGGAAATAACAACGTCCTGATTGAGAAGGCTACGACTACAGAAGTGATCGTTGGTGTCTCCAGCGGTTCAGGCACAGGCAGCGGAGTTAAAGGTATGCTGACCGTCAAAAAGCTGGATGCACAGAACAGCCAAAAGGTGCTTGAAGGTGCTACATTTGAGCTGTACCGGCTTAACGGCACAGAACGGGTCCTGGTCAACACCCGTACAACAGATGCGGCAGGCACTGCAGTATTCAATAATATCTGGCTGGGCAGCTACATCCTGATTGAGACTGCAGCCCCGAGCGGATATGTACTGGATATAAGAGAGTATCCTGTTACAATTAGTTCCGTCGCTGGCGTCAATCTGACGGTGTACAATACACCAGTAGTGCCGACTGCTACACCAACTGCAGCACCGACAGCGTCAACAACGCCGACAGAGTCTCCATCGGCAACCGCATCGCCGGTGGTTTCTCCGGCACCGACAACGTCTGCAGAGGTTTCACCTGCACCCACAACGTCTGCAGCAGCTTCACCATCACCTGCGCTTCCGGGGGGCACGCCTTTCCCAACCAGCTCCCCGATTCCGGGAGTGATTATTGATGATGATGCCATCCCTGGCGGGCCGGCGATAACACCGGTAGTCTCAGCTGGACCGTCAACACCGCCGGCAACTGCAACGGCAGCTCCGGATGAAACAGTTATCGATGACGATATCCCGCTTGGGGAAGTCGATATCGATGAAGATGATATTCCAAAGGGAACGGTGACTGATCCGGCAAGCGGCGGCAGGCTGCCACAGACGGGCGAGAGCAGTCCAATGCCGATTTATCTGGCAGGGCTTGGGCTGATTGTAGTCGGGTTTATACTAAACCGGGTATTCAGAAGGAACCGGAACCAGTAA
- a CDS encoding stage V sporulation protein AB, with amino-acid sequence MTAPILLGLHLLLGVAGGIAVGGGVIALFIVLDMVPRLAQLTSSYDKVHWYEGAMIGGSLLGTMSDFWNWKIYAGPLAELGVGLLDGIFVGMLAAALTEVLNVLPILAKRLYMTHYLFGLLMAMVCGKVAGSMFDWFVYQR; translated from the coding sequence ATGACAGCGCCAATCCTACTTGGCCTGCATTTGCTGCTTGGGGTTGCGGGAGGAATTGCGGTAGGCGGAGGGGTTATTGCCCTGTTTATTGTGCTGGATATGGTGCCCCGTCTGGCCCAGCTGACATCCTCCTATGACAAGGTGCACTGGTACGAAGGTGCGATGATAGGCGGCTCGCTGCTTGGAACCATGAGTGATTTCTGGAACTGGAAAATTTACGCCGGTCCTTTAGCAGAACTGGGTGTAGGGCTGCTTGACGGAATATTTGTCGGAATGCTGGCAGCCGCCTTGACAGAAGTGCTGAACGTGCTGCCCATTCTGGCTAAACGTCTGTACATGACCCATTATCTGTTTGGCCTTTTGATGGCGATGGTATGCGGGAAGGTCGCGGGCTCTATGTTTGACTGGTTTGTATACCAGCGGTAA
- a CDS encoding peptidylprolyl isomerase, with protein MAKQAKITLENGGVVLIDLFEQDAPNTVANFEKLAKDGFYNGLVFHRVIPGFVAQGGCPNGTGSGGPGYTINCEINPNKHERGTLAMAHAGKNTGGSQFYICYAPQPHLDGVHTVFGKVVQGMELVDSFQGRDKMTSVEIIEA; from the coding sequence ATGGCAAAGCAAGCGAAGATTACTCTTGAAAACGGCGGCGTAGTGCTGATCGATCTGTTCGAACAGGATGCTCCAAATACTGTAGCCAACTTTGAGAAGCTGGCTAAGGACGGTTTCTACAACGGATTGGTATTCCACCGTGTTATCCCTGGTTTTGTAGCTCAAGGCGGATGTCCGAACGGTACAGGTTCCGGCGGTCCAGGTTACACAATCAACTGTGAGATCAACCCTAACAAGCATGAGCGCGGAACGCTGGCTATGGCGCATGCCGGCAAAAACACAGGTGGAAGCCAGTTCTACATCTGCTACGCACCACAGCCGCACCTTGACGGAGTACACACTGTATTCGGTAAAGTCGTACAAGGCATGGAGCTGGTTGACAGCTTCCAGGGACGCGACAAAATGACTTCGGTGGAAATCATCGAAGCGTAA